A single Chryseobacterium sp. DNA region contains:
- a CDS encoding enoyl-CoA hydratase-related protein, with product MSYENILLKKEDKLSIITINRPESLNALNAKTIQEISTALDELNEDTSCRVIILTGSGEKSFVAGADIKEFSDFGQEKAEELARNGQNSLFNKIENMSKPVIAAVNGFALGGGLELAMACHIRYASENARLGLPEVTLGLIPGYGGTQRLPKLVGKGIANEMIFSAKMIPAQKAKEIGLVNEVYPISELLTKTKELATTIAYNSPMAISKAIHAVNLSDSEKGFDTEIQYFGELFEMADKKEGVTAFLEKRKPNF from the coding sequence ATGAGTTACGAAAATATATTATTAAAAAAAGAAGATAAATTATCTATCATTACAATAAACAGACCTGAGAGTTTAAATGCCTTAAATGCAAAAACGATTCAGGAAATCAGTACAGCGCTGGATGAACTTAATGAGGACACTTCCTGCAGAGTAATCATCCTTACGGGAAGTGGAGAAAAATCTTTTGTAGCTGGAGCTGACATCAAAGAATTTAGTGACTTTGGACAGGAAAAAGCTGAAGAGCTTGCCAGAAATGGACAAAACTCCCTGTTCAACAAGATTGAAAATATGTCTAAGCCTGTGATTGCAGCCGTAAATGGATTTGCACTCGGAGGAGGTTTAGAGCTTGCTATGGCATGCCATATCAGATATGCATCCGAGAATGCCAGACTGGGTCTTCCTGAAGTAACCCTGGGACTTATCCCCGGATACGGAGGAACCCAAAGGCTTCCAAAGCTTGTCGGAAAAGGTATTGCCAACGAAATGATCTTCTCGGCCAAAATGATTCCTGCTCAAAAAGCAAAGGAAATCGGACTGGTGAATGAAGTATACCCTATTAGCGAATTATTAACTAAAACGAAAGAATTAGCGACCACTATTGCCTACAATTCACCAATGGCAATATCGAAGGCTATCCACGCCGTGAATTTATCTGACTCTGAGAAAGGTTTTGACACTGAAATCCAGTATTTCGGAGAACTTTTTGAAATGGCAGATAAGAAAGAAGGAGTCACTGCTTTCCTTGAGAAAAGAAAGCCGAACTTCTAA
- a CDS encoding GxxExxY protein: protein MDISENDISKIVYEAGYIIHKALGPGLLESAYEECLFYELNKHDILVERQKPMPLIYDEVKMDVGYRLDFLIEKKFVLEIKSIESLQDIHLAQILTYLRLSNCKLGMLINFNTLQFKNGVKRVINGIL from the coding sequence ATGGATATTTCAGAAAATGATATATCAAAAATCGTTTACGAAGCGGGGTATATAATTCATAAGGCATTGGGACCGGGACTTTTGGAAAGTGCTTATGAAGAATGCCTGTTTTATGAATTGAATAAACATGATATTCTTGTAGAAAGACAAAAACCGATGCCATTAATTTATGATGAGGTTAAAATGGATGTTGGCTATAGACTTGACTTTTTGATTGAGAAAAAATTTGTGCTGGAAATAAAATCTATAGAATCATTACAAGATATTCATTTAGCGCAAATACTTACCTACCTACGCTTAAGTAATTGTAAACTTGGAATGTTGATTAACTTTAATACACTTCAATTTAAAAATGGAGTTAAAAGAGTGATTAACGGGATATTATAA
- the xerD gene encoding site-specific tyrosine recombinase XerD has product MTWDEKIKDFEIFLRFERNFSENTLDAYVRDIKKLKDYAEEDLANVGPDSIGYENLQEYIFNLSKQKFSERSQARWISSIKAFFKFLLEDEFREDNPAALLEGPKLGLYLPDTLSLPDINRIIAAIEVNTDLGKRNHCIIEVLYGCGLRVSELIDLKISNINFKEQYIKVHGKGNKTRFVPLADYTADLLENYIKEVRSKGKVNKKYEDTLFLNSRGTSMSRVIVFLIIKELTDKAGVNKKISPHTFRHSFATHLLQNGADLRYIQEMLGHSSITTTEIYTHLKTEELRDVILSYHPRNINVTQ; this is encoded by the coding sequence ATGACTTGGGATGAAAAGATCAAAGATTTTGAAATATTTCTTCGTTTTGAAAGAAATTTTTCAGAAAACACTCTCGACGCTTATGTTCGGGACATTAAGAAATTAAAAGATTATGCAGAAGAAGATCTGGCAAACGTCGGCCCAGATTCTATCGGTTACGAAAACCTGCAGGAATACATTTTCAATCTTTCAAAACAGAAATTCAGCGAGAGATCGCAAGCAAGATGGATCTCTTCCATTAAGGCTTTCTTTAAATTTCTGCTTGAGGATGAATTTCGTGAAGACAACCCTGCAGCGTTACTTGAAGGCCCAAAATTGGGATTATACTTACCTGATACCTTAAGCCTGCCTGATATCAACAGAATTATTGCAGCTATTGAAGTCAATACAGACCTGGGAAAAAGAAACCACTGTATCATTGAGGTACTCTATGGTTGCGGACTCCGAGTTTCTGAGCTGATTGATCTGAAAATATCAAACATCAACTTCAAGGAGCAATATATTAAAGTCCATGGAAAGGGAAACAAAACCCGTTTTGTTCCTTTGGCTGATTACACGGCCGATCTGTTGGAAAATTATATCAAGGAGGTACGTTCCAAAGGAAAAGTCAATAAGAAATATGAAGATACTTTGTTTTTAAACAGCAGGGGCACCTCGATGTCCAGAGTGATCGTATTTCTTATCATTAAGGAACTTACAGACAAAGCAGGGGTTAACAAAAAGATATCTCCACACACATTCAGACATTCTTTTGCAACGCATTTGCTGCAGAATGGCGCTGATTTGCGTTATATTCAGGAAATGCTGGGCCATTCCAGTATTACGACAACTGAAATATATACCCACCTGAAAACGGAAGAACTAAGGGATGTTATCTTGAGTTACCACCCCAGAAATATTAATGTTACGCAATGA
- a CDS encoding Ig-like domain-containing protein has translation MKRFLLLFVICFLVHSCARVGSPVGGAKDTLAPKFLSSNIDTTRVNVKRDIHELRLDFDEYVTLKDINKNLIISPPIKNIKRILPSNIANKFVLIQWTDTLQANTTYNFNFGNSIVDNNESNPLRYFNFAFSTGDKLDDLYISGEVKDALQIKKKSGSTENKLVVGLYQVKDTMNYKQKPYYITKVDDDGYYELNYLSPGKYKVIAFEDENGNSVYDPGKEKIGFKKEAIDVEKSISGLDIKVYPSKKPLKYSEMKETSGGIIMMFEGHPEEVKVASVNDKLKDIKVTHRPKSDSVRIWFDAVKDDLGQAATEKLLFSYDIGSKKDTVSTFYKYNKKNVMDINSDNGGGSLDPKADFRISSNYIIDKIDPSKWILKSDSLTTHEFTARISETNPYQILVQSDFVTGKKYQLTIPKETISSFYAKNTQSKRFDFDVAKIDQFGSLTFTLLNAPKTKYWIQLLDSSEKVIYQKYTSGDKVKFNILKPEEYIVRILVDNNENQYWDEADFATETFAEDAYVFYKKAVVRGLWETNEEWDLNDTRTLDNPKGTLPAAVSAPPAEDKKETVEQNVKKEIKSENAMVTPVK, from the coding sequence ATGAAAAGGTTTCTTTTATTATTCGTTATCTGTTTTCTTGTACATTCATGTGCGAGAGTGGGATCTCCTGTAGGGGGAGCAAAAGATACTTTGGCTCCTAAATTTTTAAGTTCAAATATTGATACAACCCGGGTTAATGTAAAAAGGGATATTCACGAACTCCGTCTGGATTTTGATGAATATGTCACATTGAAGGACATCAATAAGAATCTGATCATATCACCGCCGATCAAGAATATCAAAAGAATCCTGCCCTCTAATATTGCCAATAAATTTGTGCTGATTCAATGGACAGATACACTGCAGGCCAATACTACCTATAATTTCAACTTTGGAAATTCAATTGTGGATAACAATGAATCCAATCCGCTGCGCTATTTCAATTTTGCTTTTTCTACGGGAGACAAATTGGATGATTTGTATATCAGCGGTGAAGTGAAAGATGCTTTACAGATCAAAAAAAAGTCGGGGAGCACGGAAAATAAATTGGTTGTAGGGCTGTATCAGGTCAAAGATACCATGAATTATAAGCAAAAGCCATATTATATCACAAAGGTTGATGATGACGGATATTATGAGCTGAATTATCTTTCTCCAGGAAAATATAAAGTTATTGCGTTTGAAGATGAGAATGGAAATTCTGTTTATGATCCCGGAAAAGAAAAAATTGGATTTAAGAAAGAAGCTATAGATGTTGAAAAGTCTATTTCAGGGCTGGATATAAAAGTGTATCCTTCTAAAAAACCGTTGAAATACTCTGAAATGAAAGAAACCTCCGGCGGAATTATTATGATGTTTGAAGGGCATCCTGAAGAGGTAAAAGTAGCGTCGGTAAATGATAAGCTTAAAGATATAAAAGTGACCCATCGTCCAAAATCAGATTCGGTAAGAATTTGGTTTGATGCGGTGAAAGATGATCTGGGGCAGGCGGCAACAGAAAAATTATTGTTCAGCTATGATATCGGGAGCAAGAAGGATACTGTTTCTACATTTTACAAATACAATAAGAAGAATGTAATGGATATCAATAGTGATAACGGAGGAGGATCATTAGATCCGAAGGCTGATTTTAGAATCTCTTCCAATTATATTATTGATAAAATTGATCCGTCAAAATGGATATTGAAAAGCGACAGTTTAACTACGCATGAGTTCACTGCCAGAATCTCAGAAACCAATCCATATCAGATACTGGTTCAGTCAGACTTTGTTACCGGAAAGAAATACCAGCTCACGATTCCTAAAGAAACCATATCTTCTTTCTATGCTAAAAATACACAATCCAAACGTTTCGATTTTGATGTGGCGAAGATAGATCAGTTTGGAAGCCTTACATTCACCCTTCTGAATGCTCCAAAAACAAAGTATTGGATCCAGCTTCTTGATTCTTCGGAAAAAGTGATTTATCAGAAATATACAAGCGGAGACAAAGTGAAATTTAACATTCTTAAGCCAGAGGAATATATTGTTAGAATCCTGGTGGATAATAATGAAAATCAATATTGGGATGAAGCGGATTTTGCTACCGAAACCTTTGCCGAAGATGCTTATGTATTCTATAAAAAGGCTGTTGTAAGAGGATTGTGGGAAACGAATGAAGAATGGGATCTGAATGATACCCGAACGCTTGATAATCCTAAGGGGACACTTCCTGCAGCGGTATCTGCGCCTCCGGCTGAGGATAAAAAAGAAACCGTTGAACAGAATGTTAAAAAAGAGATCAAGTCTGAGAATGCAATGGTAACTCCGGTAAAATAA
- a CDS encoding acyl-CoA thioesterase — translation MAKIKKASESLTIMTNIVLPNETNSLRNLFGGELLAKMDRCASISAARHCERRVVTASVNHVSFNHPIPEGGVVVLESKVSRAFSTSMEVYVDVWLDDPINQKKIHTNAGIYTFVAVDEFNRPIPIPEMIPETEEEKERFAAAFRRKELSLILSGRMKPLESVELKKLFQEPQESKKDKK, via the coding sequence ATGGCAAAAATAAAAAAAGCGTCAGAATCTCTGACCATTATGACTAATATTGTTCTTCCGAACGAAACCAATTCTTTAAGAAACCTTTTTGGTGGTGAGCTTTTAGCCAAAATGGACCGATGTGCGTCTATTTCTGCTGCCAGACACTGCGAAAGAAGAGTGGTAACAGCTTCCGTAAACCATGTTTCTTTTAATCATCCAATTCCGGAAGGCGGAGTGGTGGTTTTGGAATCTAAGGTATCCAGGGCATTTTCCACTTCAATGGAGGTGTATGTAGATGTGTGGCTGGATGATCCCATCAACCAGAAGAAGATTCATACCAATGCCGGTATTTATACCTTCGTTGCGGTAGATGAATTTAACCGCCCGATTCCTATTCCTGAGATGATTCCGGAAACTGAAGAGGAAAAAGAAAGATTCGCAGCGGCATTCCGTAGAAAAGAACTTTCACTGATTCTTTCCGGAAGAATGAAACCTCTGGAATCTGTAGAACTGAAAAAACTGTTCCAGGAACCTCAGGAGTCCAAGAAAGATAAAAAATAA
- a CDS encoding heme-binding domain-containing protein — MKTAKKIFFWSLVAFALIQFIPVDRVNKPLDTAINFVDSKKAPEKIKTLLRGACYDCHSNETLYPKYAFIAPVSWSVKSHINEGREHLNFSVWETYNKDLKANMLTKSVQTIQNKTMPLPGYIVYHKEANLSEAERSLLVQYFQEMLNSKTY; from the coding sequence ATGAAGACGGCGAAAAAAATATTTTTTTGGAGTTTGGTAGCTTTTGCTCTGATTCAGTTTATTCCTGTTGACCGGGTAAATAAACCATTGGATACTGCAATAAATTTTGTGGATTCTAAAAAAGCTCCGGAAAAGATTAAAACATTGCTTAGAGGAGCATGTTACGATTGTCATTCCAATGAGACCCTCTATCCGAAATATGCCTTTATAGCACCTGTTTCATGGTCTGTGAAGAGCCATATCAATGAAGGGCGGGAACACCTTAACTTCTCTGTTTGGGAAACATACAATAAGGATTTAAAAGCGAATATGCTTACCAAATCTGTTCAGACGATACAGAATAAGACGATGCCTCTGCCGGGATATATCGTCTATCATAAAGAAGCTAACCTTTCGGAAGCAGAAAGATCGTTGCTGGTTCAGTATTTTCAGGAAATGCTGAATTCAAAGACCTACTAA
- a CDS encoding NUDIX domain-containing protein, which translates to MKLLKYCPSCGKESLHWDGEKKWSCPECGFSLYNNVAGAVAVVIRYGNEIYLTRRNRDPQKGKLDLAGGFVDPRESAEETCKRELFEELQLNIDISNLKYLTSLPNIYQYKEIDYHTIDLFYEYTISEKFEASLERSEISEAVWIPLQEINLEDIAFNSQKRFFEDYLKK; encoded by the coding sequence ATGAAATTATTGAAATATTGTCCAAGCTGTGGCAAAGAATCTCTCCATTGGGACGGTGAAAAGAAATGGAGCTGTCCTGAATGTGGTTTTTCACTCTATAATAATGTGGCGGGGGCTGTGGCGGTTGTCATAAGATATGGTAACGAAATTTACCTTACCCGGAGAAACCGCGATCCTCAAAAGGGGAAACTCGATCTGGCAGGAGGCTTCGTTGATCCTAGAGAAAGCGCAGAGGAAACCTGTAAAAGAGAACTTTTTGAAGAGCTTCAGCTTAATATCGATATTTCAAACCTGAAATACCTTACAAGCCTTCCTAATATTTATCAATATAAAGAGATTGATTACCATACCATTGATCTTTTTTATGAGTACACTATTTCGGAGAAATTTGAGGCCAGCCTTGAGCGTTCAGAAATTTCAGAGGCGGTATGGATTCCTTTACAGGAAATCAACCTCGAGGATATCGCTTTTAATTCTCAGAAGAGATTTTTTGAAGATTACTTAAAGAAGTAA
- a CDS encoding TonB-dependent receptor, which yields MKGLFFLGLSVSSVAFIQAQNKDSLKIREIETVSFTKRLPVAKEIINVQKDLDSKNLGQDLPVLLKNQTSVISTSDAGNGVGYTGFRIRGVAGRGINVMMNGVPYNDSESQGTFFVNVPDLTSSASQIVIQRGVGTSNNGVSAFGASINVISKEPEEKMYFKTDDSYGSFNTYKYSAEAGSGKFWKNRLSVMGRYTHIQSDGYIDRASSKLNSYNFTALFEEKNTKIRFMAFGGKEKTYQAWNGIDRKTWETDPKFNYSGAIYDADWKNIIGFYDNETDNYRQNHYQLLWEQGINDRWNLETTLHYTKGKGYYENYKQGDPFARYNLPDINENGQAVAYSDFIRKKWLNNDFYGIVSTLYGKLESVDLNFGAVANQYYGRHFGNVTGVYFPQINEYEYYRNRSVKNELAAFAKALWRLGDRFELFGDLQIRNIDYNTKILTEGDGEGGNLDKNWFFFNPKAGVNYKIGNGKVFLSYAHAQREPNRDDLMSDNTVKAEKLHDFEAGIEKQFGMVSVTANLYYMYYVNQLVLNGELNNVGAFIRTNSGKSYRRGIEIGALAKLSTQWELSGNVSVSQNRNQDFNINNKKEIRNLGNTQISFSPDVIANLGIKFNPSGNFQFALMNQYVGKQYLDNTEDKNLQLKDYFLTDFNAQYQFKIAHNDIALKLLVNNLFNRKYVNNGAVYDGAPYYFSQAGTNFMFGISWKIQ from the coding sequence ATGAAAGGATTGTTTTTTTTAGGGCTTAGTGTAAGCTCTGTAGCCTTTATCCAGGCTCAAAATAAAGATTCTCTGAAAATCAGGGAAATAGAAACGGTCAGCTTTACCAAAAGACTGCCGGTAGCAAAGGAAATCATTAATGTTCAGAAAGATTTAGACAGTAAAAATCTGGGGCAGGATCTTCCGGTTCTTTTGAAAAATCAAACTTCCGTCATTTCTACTTCGGATGCCGGTAACGGTGTAGGATATACGGGATTCAGGATTCGTGGGGTAGCCGGAAGAGGCATCAATGTGATGATGAACGGTGTTCCGTATAACGATTCCGAAAGCCAGGGAACTTTCTTTGTCAATGTTCCGGATCTTACCAGCTCAGCGTCACAGATCGTTATCCAGAGAGGAGTTGGGACTTCTAATAATGGAGTTTCTGCGTTTGGAGCCAGTATCAACGTGATTTCTAAAGAGCCGGAGGAAAAGATGTACTTTAAGACTGATGACAGCTACGGATCATTTAATACGTACAAGTATTCTGCTGAGGCAGGTAGCGGGAAATTCTGGAAAAACAGACTCTCGGTAATGGGACGTTATACCCATATCCAGTCGGACGGATATATCGACAGGGCCTCTTCAAAACTCAATTCATATAACTTCACCGCCTTATTTGAAGAGAAAAACACTAAAATCCGCTTCATGGCTTTTGGTGGCAAGGAAAAAACCTATCAGGCCTGGAATGGGATCGATAGAAAAACCTGGGAAACGGATCCTAAATTTAATTATTCCGGGGCGATCTATGATGCAGACTGGAAAAACATCATTGGTTTCTATGACAATGAAACCGATAATTACAGGCAAAATCATTATCAGCTACTTTGGGAACAGGGAATTAATGACCGATGGAATCTTGAAACGACCCTTCATTACACCAAAGGAAAAGGATATTATGAAAATTATAAACAGGGAGATCCTTTTGCTAGATATAATCTGCCTGATATCAATGAAAACGGGCAGGCCGTTGCCTATTCAGATTTTATCAGAAAAAAATGGCTGAACAATGATTTCTATGGAATTGTTTCTACTCTTTACGGAAAATTGGAGTCGGTGGATCTTAATTTCGGAGCGGTAGCCAACCAGTATTATGGAAGGCACTTTGGAAATGTAACCGGAGTCTATTTTCCGCAGATCAATGAGTATGAATATTATAGAAACCGTTCTGTAAAAAACGAATTGGCTGCTTTTGCAAAAGCTCTATGGAGACTAGGGGACCGTTTTGAGTTATTCGGAGACCTTCAGATCCGAAATATAGATTATAATACAAAAATCCTGACAGAAGGCGATGGAGAAGGAGGAAATCTTGATAAAAACTGGTTCTTCTTTAACCCGAAGGCCGGCGTAAATTATAAAATCGGTAACGGTAAAGTTTTTCTTTCTTATGCTCATGCCCAACGTGAGCCGAACAGGGATGACCTGATGAGTGATAATACTGTAAAAGCAGAAAAACTTCATGATTTTGAAGCGGGTATCGAAAAACAGTTTGGCATGGTATCCGTAACGGCCAACCTTTATTATATGTATTATGTCAATCAGTTGGTATTAAATGGAGAGCTTAACAACGTGGGGGCATTTATCAGAACCAACTCAGGGAAAAGTTACAGAAGAGGGATCGAGATTGGTGCTTTGGCCAAGCTTTCTACACAATGGGAGCTTTCAGGAAATGTCAGTGTAAGCCAAAATAGAAATCAGGACTTTAATATCAATAATAAGAAAGAAATCAGGAATCTTGGAAATACACAGATCTCTTTCTCTCCCGATGTTATTGCTAATCTCGGAATTAAATTCAATCCTTCCGGGAACTTTCAGTTTGCTTTAATGAATCAATATGTAGGAAAACAGTATCTGGATAATACTGAGGATAAAAATCTTCAGCTGAAGGATTATTTTCTAACAGATTTTAATGCACAGTATCAGTTTAAAATCGCCCATAATGATATTGCTTTAAAATTATTGGTTAATAACCTTTTCAATAGAAAATACGTCAATAACGGAGCTGTTTATGACGGAGCACCATATTATTTTTCTCAGGCAGGGACCAATTTTATGTTCGGGATCAGCTGGAAGATTCAATAA
- a CDS encoding serine hydrolase yields the protein MKTRNFVLLLSILLFSFSCKKNSEAKEVSAENTTNLPNYGNVDLGTVFTKADGQLLNKQSTVRYIDQYYKKIWDGGNLSGGILVAKGDEILYENYRGFGREGNQMPIDKDTPLHVASVSKTLTAMAMMKLVEAGKIKLSDRLSQYFPGFPYPNVTVQTLLDQRSGLPKYEYFITKIQPAPAELSKPFITNQDVLNMIIRYKPDLARDTDTGFMYCNTNFALLALLIEKVTRTPFPQAMKEMVFIPLKMDHSYIFQEKDIPTASQSFYYGGNKLYPLDRLDLIYGDKNVYTTPRDLYNFSKAMFSKNFLKPELMQMVFTPYSNEKAGMNNYGLGFRMKIFDNGEKLTYHNGWWHGTNSVFAHLLKSKVTIVAIGNKYSNRVYTALALSGLFEDFPLQKDKLHTVMNDNKDTLNSGQEVFGE from the coding sequence ATGAAGACGCGTAATTTTGTACTCCTTTTAAGTATCCTTTTATTCTCCTTTTCCTGTAAAAAAAATTCTGAAGCCAAAGAGGTTTCAGCGGAAAATACGACTAACCTTCCCAATTATGGAAATGTAGATCTTGGAACGGTTTTTACCAAGGCAGATGGCCAGCTTTTGAACAAACAATCAACAGTGCGCTATATAGATCAGTATTACAAGAAAATATGGGATGGTGGAAATCTGAGCGGAGGAATACTTGTTGCTAAAGGTGACGAGATTTTATATGAAAATTACAGAGGCTTCGGAAGAGAAGGAAACCAAATGCCGATTGATAAAGATACCCCGCTGCATGTAGCTTCGGTATCAAAAACATTAACGGCTATGGCCATGATGAAACTGGTGGAAGCCGGAAAAATAAAACTTTCGGATCGCCTTTCTCAATATTTTCCCGGATTTCCGTACCCTAATGTTACCGTTCAGACGTTGCTGGATCAGAGAAGCGGACTTCCTAAATACGAATATTTTATTACCAAAATACAGCCTGCCCCTGCTGAACTTTCAAAGCCGTTTATTACGAATCAGGATGTATTGAATATGATCATCAGATATAAACCTGATCTGGCAAGAGATACCGATACAGGTTTTATGTATTGTAATACGAACTTTGCTTTATTGGCTCTGTTGATTGAAAAAGTAACCCGGACTCCTTTCCCGCAGGCTATGAAAGAAATGGTGTTCATTCCATTGAAAATGGACCACTCTTACATCTTCCAGGAAAAAGATATCCCTACCGCATCACAGTCTTTTTATTATGGCGGAAACAAACTCTATCCATTAGACAGGTTAGACCTTATCTACGGGGATAAAAACGTGTATACAACACCAAGAGACTTATACAATTTCTCAAAGGCAATGTTTTCAAAGAATTTTTTAAAGCCTGAATTGATGCAGATGGTGTTCACACCTTACAGTAATGAAAAAGCGGGAATGAATAATTATGGATTGGGATTCAGGATGAAAATATTTGATAATGGTGAAAAGCTGACCTACCATAATGGATGGTGGCACGGAACGAATTCTGTATTTGCCCATCTTCTGAAATCCAAAGTTACCATTGTAGCCATCGGAAATAAATATTCAAACAGAGTATACACGGCCCTTGCATTGTCCGGATTATTTGAGGATTTTCCTTTACAGAAGGATAAGCTTCATACGGTTATGAACGACAATAAAGATACTTTGAATTCCGGACAGGAAGTTTTTGGAGAATAA
- a CDS encoding 2-hydroxyacid dehydrogenase → MKILLLDKNHPLITEQLLAKNFILEEDFTSSYDEVSDKIENYEGIIIRSRIPLDKSFLEKAKNLKFIARVGAGMENIDIPVAEKLGIRLINSPEGNRDSVAEHVVGMLLLIMNRLFIASQEVKNGIWKREENRGDELLGKTVGLIGYGNMGKATAQRLSGFGCKVVFHDILPDLADEFATQVSIDELKQCSDIVSLHIPLTPETHYIIDEKFIAEMKNDFYFINTARGKNVKTKSLVDALKSGKIKGACLDVLEYEKSSFENLEIENEDLQYLLASEKTIVTPHIAGWTHQSKEKLAQFIVDKIVASYC, encoded by the coding sequence ATGAAAATACTTCTTTTAGATAAAAACCATCCTCTTATCACCGAACAGCTTTTAGCCAAAAACTTCATTCTGGAGGAAGACTTTACGTCTTCATACGATGAGGTTAGTGATAAAATTGAAAACTATGAAGGAATTATCATCAGAAGCCGTATTCCATTGGACAAAAGCTTTCTTGAGAAGGCAAAAAACCTGAAGTTTATTGCGAGAGTGGGAGCCGGAATGGAAAATATTGATATTCCCGTGGCGGAAAAACTGGGTATCCGGCTGATTAATTCTCCGGAGGGAAACCGGGACTCTGTGGCGGAACATGTTGTAGGAATGCTGTTGCTTATTATGAACAGACTCTTCATTGCCTCTCAGGAAGTGAAAAACGGGATCTGGAAGCGTGAAGAGAACAGGGGAGACGAATTGCTGGGAAAAACAGTAGGGCTTATAGGTTATGGAAATATGGGGAAAGCTACGGCCCAAAGGCTTTCCGGTTTTGGCTGTAAGGTCGTTTTCCATGATATTCTTCCGGACCTTGCTGACGAATTTGCCACACAGGTGAGTATTGATGAATTAAAGCAGTGTTCAGATATTGTAAGCCTTCATATACCGCTGACGCCGGAAACCCATTATATAATTGATGAGAAGTTCATTGCGGAGATGAAAAATGACTTTTATTTTATCAATACCGCAAGAGGAAAGAATGTAAAAACTAAAAGCTTAGTCGATGCCTTGAAGTCCGGGAAAATAAAAGGAGCCTGTCTGGATGTGCTGGAATATGAAAAATCTTCTTTTGAAAATCTGGAAATAGAAAATGAGGATTTACAATACCTGTTAGCCTCTGAAAAAACGATTGTTACTCCGCATATCGCCGGCTGGACCCATCAGAGCAAAGAAAAGCTGGCGCAGTTTATTGTTGATAAGATTGTAGCTTCTTATTGTTAG
- a CDS encoding dCMP deaminase family protein, which translates to MNKFDKAYLKMAQEWAKLSYCKRKQVGALIVKDRMIISDGYNGTPSGFENCCEDEEGKTHWYVLHAEANAILKLAASTQSAKGATLYLTLSPCKECSKLILQAGITRLVYINEYSDDDGIAFLRNHNIEIEQISDCELKK; encoded by the coding sequence ATGAATAAGTTTGACAAGGCTTATCTAAAAATGGCCCAAGAATGGGCAAAACTCTCCTACTGTAAGAGAAAACAGGTAGGAGCTCTTATCGTAAAAGATAGGATGATTATTTCAGATGGTTACAACGGAACTCCTTCGGGGTTTGAAAACTGCTGTGAAGATGAAGAGGGCAAAACGCACTGGTATGTATTGCATGCGGAAGCCAATGCTATATTAAAGCTGGCTGCTTCCACTCAGTCTGCAAAAGGAGCAACGTTATATCTGACGCTGTCACCCTGTAAAGAATGCAGTAAACTGATTCTGCAGGCAGGAATTACAAGACTGGTGTATATTAATGAGTATTCAGATGACGACGGAATAGCGTTCCTGAGAAACCATAATATTGAAATAGAACAAATATCGGACTGTGAACTAAAAAAATAA